A window of Hevea brasiliensis isolate MT/VB/25A 57/8 chromosome 14, ASM3005281v1, whole genome shotgun sequence contains these coding sequences:
- the LOC131172641 gene encoding serine carboxypeptidase-like 16 encodes MNARIQFAHRMTLLSDQLYKSTKEDCNGEYFFAPDPSNVACITNLQAVKNCLEKIYLPNVLEPKCSEFLSSKPIKLEWNTRDSHLEKTFLDVLISTA; translated from the exons ATGAACGCAAGAATTCAATTTGCTCAcagaatgacacttttatcaGACCAACTTTACAAG TCGACTAAAGAAGATTGCAATGGCGAGTACTTTTTCGCCCCAGATCCAAGCAATGTAGCTTGTATTACTAATCTCCAAGCTGTCAAAAAT TGCCTTGAAAAGATATATCTTCCCAATGTATTGGAGCCAAAATGTTCTGAATTTCTTTCTTCAAAACCAATTAAACTAGAGTGGAATACTCGGGACAGTCATCTGGAAAAGACTTTTCTTGATGTTCTTATTTCAACTGCTTAG